Proteins found in one Coffea eugenioides isolate CCC68of chromosome 5, Ceug_1.0, whole genome shotgun sequence genomic segment:
- the LOC113770351 gene encoding probable LRR receptor-like serine/threonine-protein kinase IRK, with amino-acid sequence MVKIHVLIASLLMANYFVLHQAIIPPQNLTTDLSALLEFKSHISLDPFGFLDNWSSTTFVCNWTGISCAFKNQRVTALNLSNWSLRGIIPPHLGNLTFLTSLDFSHNNFSGFIPHQLANLISLKQMNVGYNNLSGEIPSWFGNLQELRFLLLNNNTFSGAIPLSLGNISNLEKLNLGYNLLEGNIPKGIGNLSNLRTLTLRGNQLTGSIPSGIFNISLEEIDFAENSLSGSLPLDICNHQLKQIKGLNLSVNQLQGSIPSELYNCRDLEHLSLSYNQFNGRIPRTLGYLDKLKDLSIGGNNFTGGIPMEIGNLTNLEILNMQSSFLTGGIPWPIFNVSSLRVIDLSSNSLSGSFPVNLFYNLPALKELNLSANQLIGSIPSFVWEFKTLETLDLSTNNLTGGISKRVGNLTSLKKLYLDFNLLTGT; translated from the exons ATGGTGAAAATTCATGTCCTCATTGCTTCTTTATTGATGGCAAATTATTTTGTGCTTCACCAAGCAATTATACCACCCCAAAATCTCACCACAGATCTATCTGCTCTTCTTGAATTCAAAAGCCATATTTCTTTAGACCCTTTTGGCTTCTTGGACAATTGGTCTTCCACAACCTTTGTCTGCAACTGGACTGGGATTTCTTGTGCTTTCAAGAACCAAAGGGTTACAGCTCTGAATCTTTCTAATTGGAGCCTAAGAGGGATAATTCCTCCTCATTTAGGAAATCTCACATTCTTGACTTCACTGGATTTCAGCCACAACAATTTCAGTGGCTTCATCCCTCATCAGTTAGCTAATCTGATAAGTTTGAAACAGATGAATGTTGGATACAACAATTTGTCTGGAGAAATCCCTTCATGGTTTGGAAACTTGCAAGAACTTCGATTTCTTCTTCTCAACAACAACACCTTCTCAGGTGCGATCCCGCTTTCTTTAGGGAATATCTCAAATCTGGAGAAACTGAATCTGGGGTACAATTTATTGGAAGGAAATATTCCAAAAGGGATTGGAAATCTTTCCAACTTGAGGACATTAACTTTAAGAGGTAACCAGCTTACCGGGTCCATACCATCTGGCATCTTCAATATATCCTTGGAAGAAATCGACTTTGCAGAGAATAGCTTATCTGGTAGTCTCCCATTAGATATCTGCAACCATCAGTTGAAACAGATCAAAGGACTGAACCTTTCAGTCAATCAGCTTCAAGGTTCAATTCCATCTGAGTTATATAATTGCAGAGACCTTGAGCATTTGTCACTGTCCTACAATCAGTTCAATGGTCGGATTCCAAGAACACTTGGATACTTGGACAAGCTCAAGGATTTATCCATTGGGGGAAACAATTTTACTG GTGGAATTCCAATGGAAATTGGAAATCTCACCAATTTGGAGATACTAAACATGCAAAGCAGCTTTCTGACAGGAGGAATTCCATGGCCTATCTTCAATGTATCCTCTTTGAGAGTAATAGATTTGTCTAGCAACAGCCTCTCAGGAAGCTTTCCAGTGAACTTATTTTACAATCTTCCAGCACTGAAAGAGCTAAATCTTTCAGCCAATCAGTTAATTGGCTCCATTCCCTCCTTCGTTTGGGAATTCAAGACTCTTGAAACTTTAGATTTATCCACAAACAACTTGACTGGTGGCATATCAAAGAGGGTTGGGAACCTCACATCGCTCAAAAAGCTTTATCTAGATTTTAACTTGCTGACAG GGACATAA
- the LOC113772078 gene encoding receptor kinase-like protein Xa21 isoform X1, with protein MLDLGSNNLAGHVQPGVFNMSSLIRMSLVENNFNGSLPLSMWTTLPNIQWLNLRTNKFTGTISSFISNASKLTLLSLTENSFTGPIPNTLGDLRFLKRLFVGINNFTRESSTPELRFITSLTNCRDLETMELSLNQFNGFLPTSIGNLSKTLTSFNAFGSKIKGTIPGEIGNISSLESINMDSNEFTGSIPSTIGKLTRLDRIYLEHNRLQGSIPAEICQLKMLGDLYLNENLLSGPIPYCLGEITSLRRVFLHLNNLTSTIPLSFWNLNDLLSLNLSSNSLSGDIPSQIQNLKVIIELDLSWNQLSGDILSSFSAAQSLVFLSLAHNTFRGRIPQSMGNLISLEYLDLSHNDFSGTIPQSLVKLGALNYFNVSFNRLEGEVPTGGPFANFTAQSFSQNFALCGLARLDLPPRKTKSPSHSGSRNILKYILPPIVFAILMVAVVTFLLVRKRRSTEISSEIKLFQQWYWRRVSYEEILEATDSFSSNNLLGTGSFGSVFKGTLLDGSKVAVKVFHLQFMDLTMSFDAECEVLASIRHRNLIKILSCCGHRDFRALVLEYLPNGSLEKWLHSENYFLDVVQRFKIIVDVAFALEYLHHDHAPDVVHCDLKPSNILLDEDMVAHVCDFSISKSFGNGETMIQTNTLATIGYMAPEYGEKRIVSTSGDVYSFGIILLETFTGKKPTDDIFGEELNLKQWVSKSIEANSVMKVVDRNLIKKDQNFYLMEQCLLSILRVGLLCLSDLPHERINMRNIVARLENIEIPPVK; from the exons ATGCTTGATCTTGGAAGTAATAACCTAGCAGGCCATGTTCAACCAGGGGTATTCAACATGTCATCACTCATTCGGATGAGCTTGGTTGAGAACAACTTCAATGGATCTCTTCCGTTAAGCATGTGGACCACACTTCCTAATATTCAATGGCTAAATCTGCGCACCAATAAATTCACAGGGACGATCTCTAGCTTCATATCCAATGCATCTAAACTCACCTTGCTCTCCCTGACTGAGAACTCATTCACCGGCCCTATACCTAATACACTTGGTGACTTGAGATTCTTAAAGAGACTTTTCGTTGGAATAAACAATTTCACGAGAGAATCTTCAACTCCAGAATtgaggtttatcacttccttgacaAATTGCAGAGATTTGGAGACAATGGAACTATCACTGAATCAATTCAATGGTTTTCTTCCAACTTCAATTGGAAATTTATCGAAAACTCTTACCTCGTTCAATGCCTTCGGAAGCAAAATTAAGGGCACCATTCCAGGTGAAATTGGAAACATAAGCAGCTTGGAATCCATAAATATGGATAGCAACGAGTTCACAGGATCCATCCCCTCAACAATTGGAAAGCTGACACGTCTGGATCGTATATATCTAGAACACAACAGGCTTCAAGGTTCCATCCCAGCTGAGATTTGCCAACTGAAGATGCTTGGTGACTTGTATCTGAACGAAAACTTGCTCTCCGGTCCAATACCATATTGCTTGGGGGAAATCACATCCTTGAGAAGAGTATTCTTGCACCTCAACAATTTGACGTCCACAATTCCATTGAGTTTTTGGAACCTTAATGATCTCTTAAGTCTGAACCTGTCTTCGAACTCCTTAAGTGGTGATATTCCCTCGCAGATTCAGAATCTTAAGGTTATAATAGAATTAGACTTATCATGGAATCAATTATCCGGTGATATTCTAAGTTCTTTCAGCGCTGCTCAATCACTTGTTTTCTTGTCCTTGGCACACAATACTTTTCGAGGTCGCATTCCTCAATCCATGGGAAATTTAATAAGCTTGGAGTATTTGGATTTGTCTCACAATGATTTTTCAGGAACAATTCCACAGTCACTGGTGAAGCTTGGAGCCCTCAATTACTTCAATGTGTCTTTCAATAGACTGGAAGGGGAAGTTCCAACCGGTGGACCATTTGCCAACTTTACTGCTCAATCGTTTTCGCAAAATTTTGCGTTATGTGGCTTAGCTAGGTTAGATTTGCCACCTCGCAAAACAAAATCACCTTCCCATTCAGGGTCACGAAACATTTTGAAGTACATTTTACCACCAATTGTGTTTGCCATCCTAATGGTGGCAGTGGTCACATTTTTGTTGGTAAGAAAAAGACGAAGTACGGAAATATCAAGTGAAATAAAATTGTTTCAACAATGGTATTGGCGAAGGGTTTCTTATGAAGAGATACTAGAAGCAACAGATTCCTTCAGCAGCAACAATCTTCTTGGAACTGGAAGTTTTGGTTCTGTATTTAAAGGGACACTCCTTGATGGATCCAAAGTCGCGGTCAAAGTTTTCCATTTGCAATTCATGGATTTAACCATGAGCTTTGATGCAGAATGTGAAGTATTAGCCAGCATACGTCACCGAAACTTAATAAAAATCCTCAGTTGCTGTGGACATCGTGATTTTAGAGCTTTGGTGCTAGAGTATCTGCCAAATGGGAGCCTGGAGAAATGGTTGCATTCCGAAAATTATTTCTTGGACGTGGTACAAAGGTTTAAGATTATTGTTGATGTGGCGTTTGCTTTAGAATATCTTCACCATGATCACGCACCAGATGTTGTTCATTGTGATTTGAAGCCAAGCAACATCCTGCTAGATGAAGATATGGTTGCACATGTCTGTGATTTCAGTATTTCCAAAAGCTTCGGCAATGGGGAAACTATGATTCAAACAAACACATTGGCCACAATTGGTTATATGGCACCAG AATATGGAGAGAAACGAATAGTGTCTACAAGTGGTGATGTCTACAGTTTCGGCATAATTTTGCTCGAAACATTCACAGGGAAAAAACCAACTGATGATATCTTTGGGGAAGAATTGAACTTGAAGCAGTGGGTTAGCAAATCTATAGAGGCGAACTCAGTAATGAAAGTTGTTGACAGAAACTTAATTAAGAAAGATCAGAACTTCTATCTGATGGAGCAGTGTTTGCTGTCAATTCTTCGTGTTGGGCTACTTTGTCTTAGCGATTTACCGCACGAGAGAATCAACATGAGGAACATTGTGGCCAGACTAGAAAATATTGAAATCCCACCAGTTAAATAA
- the LOC113772078 gene encoding receptor kinase-like protein Xa21 isoform X2 gives MLDLGSNNLAGHVQPGVFNMSSLIRMSLVENNFNGSLPLSMWTTLPNIQWLNLRTNKFTGTISSFISNASKLTLLSLTENSFTGPIPNTLGDLRFLKRLFVGINNFTRESSTPELRFITSLTNCRDLETMELSLNQFNGFLPTSIGNLSKTLTSFNAFGSKIKGTIPGEIGNISSLESINMDSNEFTGSIPSTIGKLTRLDRIYLEHNRLQGSIPAEICQLKMLGDLYLNENLLSGPIPYCLGEITSLRRVFLHLNNLTSTIPLSFWNLNDLLSLNLSSNSLSGDIPSQIQNLKVIIELDLSWNQLSGDILSSFSAAQSLVFLSLAHNTFRGRIPQSMGNLISLEYLDLSHNDFSGTIPQSLVKLGALNYFNVSFNRLEGEVPTGGPFANFTAQSFSQNFALCGLARLDLPPRKTKSPSHSGSRNILKYILPPIVFAILMVAVVTFLLVRKRRSTEISSEIKLFQQWYWRRVSYEEILEATDSFSSNNLLGTGSFGSVFKGTLLDGSKVAVKVFHLQFMDLTMSFDAECEVLASIRHRNLIKILSCCGHRDFRALVLEYLPNGSLEKWLHSENYFLDVVQRFKIIVDVAFALEYLHHDHAPDVVHCDLKPSNILLDEDMVAHVCDFSISKSFGNGETMIQTNTLATIGYMAPGKKPTDDIFGEELNLKQWVSKSIEANSVMKVVDRNLIKKDQNFYLMEQCLLSILRVGLLCLSDLPHERINMRNIVARLENIEIPPVK, from the exons ATGCTTGATCTTGGAAGTAATAACCTAGCAGGCCATGTTCAACCAGGGGTATTCAACATGTCATCACTCATTCGGATGAGCTTGGTTGAGAACAACTTCAATGGATCTCTTCCGTTAAGCATGTGGACCACACTTCCTAATATTCAATGGCTAAATCTGCGCACCAATAAATTCACAGGGACGATCTCTAGCTTCATATCCAATGCATCTAAACTCACCTTGCTCTCCCTGACTGAGAACTCATTCACCGGCCCTATACCTAATACACTTGGTGACTTGAGATTCTTAAAGAGACTTTTCGTTGGAATAAACAATTTCACGAGAGAATCTTCAACTCCAGAATtgaggtttatcacttccttgacaAATTGCAGAGATTTGGAGACAATGGAACTATCACTGAATCAATTCAATGGTTTTCTTCCAACTTCAATTGGAAATTTATCGAAAACTCTTACCTCGTTCAATGCCTTCGGAAGCAAAATTAAGGGCACCATTCCAGGTGAAATTGGAAACATAAGCAGCTTGGAATCCATAAATATGGATAGCAACGAGTTCACAGGATCCATCCCCTCAACAATTGGAAAGCTGACACGTCTGGATCGTATATATCTAGAACACAACAGGCTTCAAGGTTCCATCCCAGCTGAGATTTGCCAACTGAAGATGCTTGGTGACTTGTATCTGAACGAAAACTTGCTCTCCGGTCCAATACCATATTGCTTGGGGGAAATCACATCCTTGAGAAGAGTATTCTTGCACCTCAACAATTTGACGTCCACAATTCCATTGAGTTTTTGGAACCTTAATGATCTCTTAAGTCTGAACCTGTCTTCGAACTCCTTAAGTGGTGATATTCCCTCGCAGATTCAGAATCTTAAGGTTATAATAGAATTAGACTTATCATGGAATCAATTATCCGGTGATATTCTAAGTTCTTTCAGCGCTGCTCAATCACTTGTTTTCTTGTCCTTGGCACACAATACTTTTCGAGGTCGCATTCCTCAATCCATGGGAAATTTAATAAGCTTGGAGTATTTGGATTTGTCTCACAATGATTTTTCAGGAACAATTCCACAGTCACTGGTGAAGCTTGGAGCCCTCAATTACTTCAATGTGTCTTTCAATAGACTGGAAGGGGAAGTTCCAACCGGTGGACCATTTGCCAACTTTACTGCTCAATCGTTTTCGCAAAATTTTGCGTTATGTGGCTTAGCTAGGTTAGATTTGCCACCTCGCAAAACAAAATCACCTTCCCATTCAGGGTCACGAAACATTTTGAAGTACATTTTACCACCAATTGTGTTTGCCATCCTAATGGTGGCAGTGGTCACATTTTTGTTGGTAAGAAAAAGACGAAGTACGGAAATATCAAGTGAAATAAAATTGTTTCAACAATGGTATTGGCGAAGGGTTTCTTATGAAGAGATACTAGAAGCAACAGATTCCTTCAGCAGCAACAATCTTCTTGGAACTGGAAGTTTTGGTTCTGTATTTAAAGGGACACTCCTTGATGGATCCAAAGTCGCGGTCAAAGTTTTCCATTTGCAATTCATGGATTTAACCATGAGCTTTGATGCAGAATGTGAAGTATTAGCCAGCATACGTCACCGAAACTTAATAAAAATCCTCAGTTGCTGTGGACATCGTGATTTTAGAGCTTTGGTGCTAGAGTATCTGCCAAATGGGAGCCTGGAGAAATGGTTGCATTCCGAAAATTATTTCTTGGACGTGGTACAAAGGTTTAAGATTATTGTTGATGTGGCGTTTGCTTTAGAATATCTTCACCATGATCACGCACCAGATGTTGTTCATTGTGATTTGAAGCCAAGCAACATCCTGCTAGATGAAGATATGGTTGCACATGTCTGTGATTTCAGTATTTCCAAAAGCTTCGGCAATGGGGAAACTATGATTCAAACAAACACATTGGCCACAATTGGTTATATGGCACCAG GGAAAAAACCAACTGATGATATCTTTGGGGAAGAATTGAACTTGAAGCAGTGGGTTAGCAAATCTATAGAGGCGAACTCAGTAATGAAAGTTGTTGACAGAAACTTAATTAAGAAAGATCAGAACTTCTATCTGATGGAGCAGTGTTTGCTGTCAATTCTTCGTGTTGGGCTACTTTGTCTTAGCGATTTACCGCACGAGAGAATCAACATGAGGAACATTGTGGCCAGACTAGAAAATATTGAAATCCCACCAGTTAAATAA